The Mycolicibacterium insubricum DNA segment GCCGCCGGGGTGGACGACGGGGAGCCGATCGGGCTGGTGGTCCGCAATCAGGTGCCGCACGCCGCGGTGATCCTGGGTGCTCTGGCCCGCGGCCGCGGGATATCGATGATCTACTCGTATCAGTCCGATGCCGCGATCGCCGACGACATCCGGCGCCTCAACCTGGCGGGGATCGTTGCCGCCGAACAGGATTGGGGCCCGGATGCCCGCCAGGCCGCCGCCGACGCCGGATCCGCGGCGATTGCCATCGGCGCCGGCGCCACGGTGCTCGCACAGCGGTCGCCGGAATCGGCGCCCAGCCAACCGGATCCGGGGCTGCGGCTGCTCACCAGCGGCACCACCGGGCCGCCCAAGCGGGTTGCGCTGCCCGAACGGGTGCTGGACCACAACGTGGCGGGCATGACGCTCGGGCAACGGATCGATCCCGGCGATCCACCGGCGCTGGTGTTCTGGCCCTTCGGCAGCGTCGGGGTGTGCCAACTGCTGGCGGCCGCGCATGCCGGGCAGCGCATCGTGCTGCTGGAGAAGTTCGCCGTCCCCGACTGGGTCGAGGCAGTGCGCCGGTACCGAATCCGGTGGAGCGGCGTGGCGCCGGCGGTGATCCGGATGCTGCTGGACGCCGACGTCGACCCGGCCGATCTGGCATCGCTGGAGTACCTGCCCGGCGGATCGGGCCGGCTGGAACCCGAACTGCAGCGGGCCTTCGAGCAGCGCTACCGGATACCCCTGCTGTGGGCCTACGGTGCAACGGAATTCGCCGGCACCGCGTGCGCCTGGACGGCCGCGCTGCGCGCCGAGTTCGGTGACGCCAAACCCGGAACCGTGGGCCGGCCACTGCCCGGTGTCACCGTCCGGATCGTCGATGACGACGGTGCCGAGCTACCGGCGGGGTCGCCGGGGCGGCTGTCGGCGCGCGTCGATGCGATCGGCCCGGACTGGATCGCCACCACCGATATCGCCGCGGTGGACGACGACGGCTTCGTCACCGTGCACGGGCGCGCCGACGGCGCGATCAACCGCGGCGGCTTCAAGGTGCTGCCCGAGCGGGTGCGCTCGGCGCTGCTGTCCCACCCCGCGGTCGCCGACGCCGCGGTCGTCGGTGTGGCCGACGCACGGCTGGGTGAGGTGCCGTTCGCCTGTGTCGAGTGCCGGCCCGGGGTTGGGCCCCCGACCGCCGAGGAGCTCAAGGACCTGGTCCGGGAATCGCTTCCGGCCCCCAATGTTCCGGCGCGCGTCGACGTGGTCGGCGAGCTGCCGCGCAACGCCGCGCTCAAGGTCCGCCTTGATGCCGTTCGGGAGCTGTACCGAGAACCCGGCGCAGAAAGCGGAGCTGGTCGCTGACGGCGTGCTCGAACCAGCCGCGCCCGGGCCACACGTCGAAGTGATCACAGGGGTAGTGGTGCACGATGCCCCGGCCGTGCCGCGCGGTCTTCATCGCGGCCTCGGCACTGACGTAGCTGTCGAAGTCGGCGATCTGCACCAGCAGCGGCGCCGTCATCCGCTTGGCGTAGCGGGCCGTCGAGATCCGGCCCAGCTCCAGCCCGACGGCGGCGTCGATCTCGTTGCGCCAGCTGGGCCCGGCGATCGACAGGTAGCCGTCGTAGGCACCGCCCGGTCCCAGCAGCGCACGGTGACCGTCCGGGGTGACCACCGGCATCAGCACCGGCTCTGCGCCGGCGGCCGCCCCGATCCGGCTGCGCACCCCGTCGGCAGTGTTGCGCAGCACGGTGACCGCACCGTATCCGGACAGCACGTGCCGGCCGGTGGACAGCACGTCGGTCAGCGGTGTCAGTGCGATCACCGCGGCCGCCCTCGTCTCATCGGCCAGCCGGATGACGTGGCCACCGGACAGCGACACTCCCCACAGCACCACCCGGTCCGGGTCGACACCGGGCTGTCGCACCGCGGTGTCGACGGCCGCGCGGTAGTCGTCGAGTTGGCGTGCGATGGAGATCTGTTGACGCAGGCGTCCTTCCGATGTCCCGAAGCCGCGGTAGTCGAAGGCCAGCACGGCCAGTCCGGCGGCCTGGAGGCGTTCGGCGAATCCGGCCAGGCCGGAGTCCTTGGTGCCGGCGAACCCGTGTGCCATCACCACCACCGGCGCGGGTGCGTCTCCCGGCTCGGGGGGAAAGAACCAGGCGCTGCACGCCTCACCGCCTGTGTTTATCGCGGGCGGTCCCGGTTTCGGTCCGGCTCCGCCGGCACTCGCTCCGCTCGCGCCAACTCCGCCTACCCTCGCCGAACCGCCCGATTCAAACCTCAGCTCGTGGTAGCCCATGGTCATCCGGCCCGCCGCAGCCCGGCGGGCAGTTCCCGGGTGCGCAGGTCGTGTTCGTAGTAGAAGTAGTCGACCTGCTGGGTGTGGCGGGGTCGGTCGACGCAGTGCCCGGCGTGCAGCTGCTGATCCGCGTCGATGGTGCGTTGCATCTCGGCGACCGGCGGTAGCGCGTAGCGGCCGACGGCGTAGGCCGCCAGCAACCGGGACTGGCATTCGACGAACGGGAACAGGGTGGGGATGGCCTGGGCGAAGCCGATGAACACCAGGTTGTCGATGCCCGGGGCGAACATCCGCTTGTAGAGCCGGATCTGGTTGTCCGGGGCGCTGATGAAGTCCGGGTCGAAGAAGGGGAAGGTGATGTTGTAGCCGGTGGCGTACACGATGGCGTCGAACTCGCCGCTGGTGCCGTCCTCGAAGTGCACCCGGTCGCCGTCGAGGCGCGTCACGTTCGGCTTGGGGATGACGTCGCCGGATCCCAGCCGCAGCGGCAGTTCCACCGACTGGGTGGGGTGCGCCTCGAACAGCTTATGGTTGGCCGGGGGTAGACCGTATCGAGTGGGGTCGGCGCCGACCAGCGGCGCGAACCACTGTGCGGCCTTACGCTGCCAGGACAGGGGCAGGTACGGCGTGGTGCGGAAGAACTTGTCGCCGGGTTGGCCGCCCAGGTATTTCGGCACGATCCAGGCGCTGGAGCGGGTGGACAGGGTGACGGTGTTCTGCAGTGCCCGCGAGGACAGTTCGACGGTGATGTCGGCGGCGCTGTTGCCGATGCCGACCACCAGGATCCGTTTGCCGGTCAGCTCCAGCGGTTCGTGCGGGTCGACGTAGTGGTGCGAATGCATGCTGGCCCCGGTGAATTCACCGGGGAAGTCCGGCATCCGGGCGTCCCAGTGGTGTCCGTTGCCCACCACCAGCAGATCGAAATGCCTTTGTGCGCCGCGCCCGTCGGTGATCATCCAGCCGTCGCCGTCGGGGCGGGCGTGGCGGACCGGGTTGTTGAACTCGATGTTTTCGGCCAGGCCGAAGGTGTCGACGTAGTCGTCCAGATAGGCCTTGATGTCGCTGTGGTGCGGGAAGTCGGGGAAGTGCTCGGGGACGGGAAAGTCCTTGAACGACAGGCGGTGTTTGGAGGTGTCGATGTGCAGCGAGCGGTAGGCACTGCTGAGCCCGTTGGGGTTGCCGAAGGCCCAGTTGCCGCCGATGCGATCGGAGACCTCGAAGGCGGTGTGCTCGACGCCGTAGTCGGCGAGCATTTTTGCCGACGTCAGCCCGCTGATACCCGCGCCGATGATCGCGGTTTTCGGGTTGGCTACTGCCCTCATGCGGGACCCCCGTCGCGCGCCGCCGACTGCGCCGCCCGGGCGCGGGCGACGAACCCGATCGCCATCCGGTTCATCAGGTTCGGTGCGAACCGGGCCAGCAGCCAGCCCGCGCGGGCGCGCCGCGGCACGATCAGCAGCGCCCGGTTGCGTTCGATGGCCACCATGGTCTCGGCGGCCAGCCGGTCCGGATCGTAGAAGTCCCTGCTGCGCTGCCCCATTCGATAGAACTCACGGCCGTCGATGCCGGTGATCAGCCCCTTGTCCAGGATCGGGGTCTCCACCGCCGCCGGGCAGATCGCCAGCACCCCGATGTTGTGCGCGGCGGCCTCGGAGCGCAACGCCAGGGACAGCCCGACCACGGCGTGCTTGGTCATCACGTAGCTGGTGATCTGGCCGGCGGCGGCCAGCCCGGCCATCGAGGCGGTGTTGACGATGTGACCGAAGCCCTGGCGGACCATCTGCGGGTAGGCAGCCGCCACCCCGTGCACCACGCCGCGGATGTTGACGTCGATGATCGAGTTCCAGTGCTCCAGGGTGAGCAGTTCGGTGTCGGCCGCCCAGGTGATGCCGGCATTGTTGAACATCAGGTCCAGCCTGCCGGTGCGCGCCACCACGTCCTCGACCGCTGCCTGCACCTCGGACGCGTCGGTGACGTCGACACGGGCGGCGCGGGCGGCCGGGCCCAGCGAGTCGGCGGTGCGTGTGGCGGCGTCGCCGTCGATGTCGGTGCACAGTACCTGCGCGCCCCGGGCCACCAGGGCGCGGCAGAGCGCCGCGCCGATCCCCGAACCCGCGCCGGTGACGACGGCCTGCTTGCCGGCGAATGTCCCTCGACTCACACCTGCTCCGCTCGCAACGGATGATCCAACTGTAAGTCTTACCGCACAGGCTCGGCGCGCGTGGCGCTTTGCCTTCCCATCGGCGCGCTCAGCGTCCTCTCAGCGGCCCGACCGGACGGCGATGGCCGGATCCGACCATCGACAACGGCCGGACCGACACCGGTGCCGCTTGTCGTCGGATTCTCCGGGGTCGGCGGATGGCTCAGACGCTGATCTGACCCCGCTCGGCGGCCAGCGCGATATCGCTGCGATGGTGGCTGCCGGCCAGCTTGATCCCGGCCACCCGCCGGTAGGCGTCGGTGCGGGCAGCAGCCAGATCCGCGCCGGTGCCGACGACGGCGAGTACCCGGCCGCCGGCCGACACGATGGCCCCGTCGTCGCGGCGTGCGGTGCCGGCATGCAGCACGCCGTCGGCGCCCGCACCGGTGATGGCGTCGCCGAGCCGGGGCCGTCCGGGGTAGTTCTCGGCAGCGATGACCACGGCAACCGCGGAGCCGGGATGCCACCGCAGCGCGCCGAAGTCGGCCAGGGTCCCGGTGGCAGCGGCGTTCAGCAGCTGCCCGAGCGGGGATTCCAGCAGCGCCAGCACAGCTTGGGTCTCCGGGTCGCCGAATCGGCAGTTGAATTCGACCACCGCGGGTCCGGCGGAGGTGATGGCCAGCCCGGCGTAGAGCAGCCCGGTGAATCCGCAACCGCGCCGGACCATTTCGGCGGCAACGGGTTTGACGACGCCCTCGACGATCGCGGTGACGGTTTCGGCGGGCAGCCAGGGCAGCGGTGTGTAGGCACCCATGCCACCGGTGTTGGGTCCGGCATCGCCGTCGCCGACCCGCTTGAAATCCTGGGCCGGCAGCAGCGGCACGACGGTCTCACCGTCCACCACGCAGAACAGCGACACCTCCGGGCCGTCCAGGAACGACTCGAGCAGCACCGGGTGGCCCTCTTCGAGCAGCTCGGCGGCGTGCGAGCGGGCGGCGTCGCGGTCGGCGGTGACCACCACACCCTTACCGGCGGCCAGCCCGTCGTCCTTGACCACCCAGGCGCGCTGGCCGGCGGGCGGACCGAAGCGGTTGAGCGCGGCGTCCAGATGGGCGGGATTGTCAACGACCTCGCTGGTCGCGGTGCGCACCCCGGCGGCGGTCATCACATCCTTGGCGAAGGCCTTGGAGCCCTCGATGCGGGCAGCGTCCCGGCTCGGCCCGAAACAGGCGATCCCGGCGGCCCGGACCGCGTCGGCCACCCCGAGCACCAGCGGCACCTCCGGCCCGATGACGACCAGGTCGGATTCCAGGCGGCGGGCCAGCGCCACCACGGCGGCGCCGTCGGTGATGTCGACGTCGTGCTGTTCGGCGACGGTCGCTGTTCCGGCATTGCCGGGCGCCACCGCCAGGGCACTCACCTGCGGATCGCGGGCCAGGGCCAGCAGCAGGGCATGTTCACGGGCACCGGATCCGATTACGAGGACGCGCACAAGTGGTGAGCCTATCGGGCGGTTCGGCGAATGTAGGCGGAGGTGGCACGAGCGCAGCGAGTGCCGGCGTAGCCGGAGTGAAGCCGGGACCGCCCGCGACCAACCCGGGCGGTTCGCTTCGGCTCATCACCACCGTGGCGCGGTCTGCGCCTGCCACGAGTTTGCCGAAATCGTTGACCCCCGCGGACGCGGATGCCTACAGTCTCAGCGAAACAAATTTTGTTTCACTGTTCAGGGAGGTCCTTTTGGGTCGGCACCGGCGACGGACGAGGCTCGGGCCGCTCGGTGCCGCCTCCCCACGCCCCGGAGCCGACCGCGCTGGCGCGGCTCCCGGCGGCGAGAGAGCCGCCCGTTGACCTCATCTACCCAGCTTAATGCCCTGGTCGACGAGCGCTCGGCATTGGCGGAGATACGCGTGTGGGGCTGGCGCTACCTGCGCACGCACCCCCTGCAGTCGCTGGAGACCGTCGGCGGTCAGGTGGCACTCGGGGTACGCACCGTTGAACATTTCTTCCGCGATCTGTTCACCCGGCGCTTCCCGTTCGACGAGTTCATCAGGCAGTTGGCCTTTATGGCGGGCACCGCGGTCCTGCCGACCCTGCTGGTCACCATTCCGGTCGGGGTGACCCTGGCCATCCAGTTCGGTGTGCTCGCCGGACAGGTCGGCGCGGAGTCACTGGCCGGCGCCGCCAACGGGCTGGTCGTCATCCGCCAGGGCGCGCCGCTGGTCGCGGCGATCCTGCTGGCGGCGGCCGTGGGGTCGGCGATCAGTTCCGATCTCGGCTCGCGCACCATGCGCGAGGAGATCGACGCGATGGAGGTCATGGGGGTATCGGTCGTCCGGCGGTTGGTGGTCCCCCGGTTCGCCGCGGTCATCGTGGTCAGCCTGGCGCTGACCGGTCTGGCCACCTGCGCGGGCTTCTTCGTGGGCTACCTGTTCAACGTGTACATGCAAAGCGGCACCCCGGGATCGTTCATCGCCACCTTCGCGTCCTTCGCGACCGTCGGCGACCTGGCGCTCGCGCTGTGCAAGGCCGTGGTGTTCGGCGCGATCGTCGGCGTCATCAGCTGCCACAAGGGTCTGGCCACCAGCGGCGGCCCCGCCGGGGTGGCGAACTCGGTCAACGCCGCGGTGGTGGAGACCATCCTGCTGCTGATGATCGTCAACGTGTCGATGAGCCAGCTATACCTGCTGCTGTTCCCGAAAACGAGCCTGTAGCGATGGCCTCCCCGACTCCGTTCCGGCCGCCGCTGGTCACTCCGTTGCTCAGCGCGGTCGACGCTGCCGGACGACCGATCTCCCGGTCCGGGCACATGCTGTACTTCTTCGGCCGGATCATCCTCGCGATTCCACTGGCCCTGCGGCGATACCGGCGCGAATTCCTCCGCAATCTGTCCGACATCGCGTTCGGCAACGGCTCGATCGTCGTCGGCGGCGGCACTATCGGCGTCGCGATCGTCCTCGGTATCACCGCCGGGGCGCTGCTGGCGGTGGAGGGCTACAACGCGCTGAACCTGCTCGGACTGGGCTCGGCCACCGGGCTGCTGTCGTCCTGGGGATCCACCCGCGAGCTGGTGCCGATCATGATCGCGCTGGCGTTCACCACCCAGGCGGGCTGCCGGTTCACCGCGCAGCTCGGCGCGATGCGGATCTCCGAGGAGATCGACGCGATGGACGCGCTGGCCATCAAACCCATCTCCTACCTGGTCACCACCCGCGTGCTGGCCGCCGCCGTCGCCAGCATCCCCCTGTTCCTGGTGTGCCTGGCCACCGCCTATCTGTCCGCTCGGGTGGTGGTCGCCATGATCGCCGGTACGCCACCGGGCACCTACCAGCACTATTTCGAGCTGTTCGCCAGCGGCCACGACGTCATCCTGGCCATGGTCAAGAGCGTCATCTTCATCTCGATCGCCGCCGGAATCCAGTGCTACTACGGGTACTTCGCCGCCGGCGGACCCGAGGGCGTCGGTGTC contains these protein-coding regions:
- a CDS encoding ANL family adenylate-forming protein, which produces MGFAEALAVGLHSYGSGDCIEFDGVWHSGDDVLRLGTDCDDALRAAGVDDGEPIGLVVRNQVPHAAVILGALARGRGISMIYSYQSDAAIADDIRRLNLAGIVAAEQDWGPDARQAAADAGSAAIAIGAGATVLAQRSPESAPSQPDPGLRLLTSGTTGPPKRVALPERVLDHNVAGMTLGQRIDPGDPPALVFWPFGSVGVCQLLAAAHAGQRIVLLEKFAVPDWVEAVRRYRIRWSGVAPAVIRMLLDADVDPADLASLEYLPGGSGRLEPELQRAFEQRYRIPLLWAYGATEFAGTACAWTAALRAEFGDAKPGTVGRPLPGVTVRIVDDDGAELPAGSPGRLSARVDAIGPDWIATTDIAAVDDDGFVTVHGRADGAINRGGFKVLPERVRSALLSHPAVADAAVVGVADARLGEVPFACVECRPGVGPPTAEELKDLVRESLPAPNVPARVDVVGELPRNAALKVRLDAVRELYREPGAESGAGR
- a CDS encoding alpha/beta hydrolase — encoded protein: MNTGGEACSAWFFPPEPGDAPAPVVVMAHGFAGTKDSGLAGFAERLQAAGLAVLAFDYRGFGTSEGRLRQQISIARQLDDYRAAVDTAVRQPGVDPDRVVLWGVSLSGGHVIRLADETRAAAVIALTPLTDVLSTGRHVLSGYGAVTVLRNTADGVRSRIGAAAGAEPVLMPVVTPDGHRALLGPGGAYDGYLSIAGPSWRNEIDAAVGLELGRISTARYAKRMTAPLLVQIADFDSYVSAEAAMKTARHGRGIVHHYPCDHFDVWPGRGWFEHAVSDQLRFLRRVLGTAPERHQGGP
- a CDS encoding flavin-containing monooxygenase, with product MRAVANPKTAIIGAGISGLTSAKMLADYGVEHTAFEVSDRIGGNWAFGNPNGLSSAYRSLHIDTSKHRLSFKDFPVPEHFPDFPHHSDIKAYLDDYVDTFGLAENIEFNNPVRHARPDGDGWMITDGRGAQRHFDLLVVGNGHHWDARMPDFPGEFTGASMHSHHYVDPHEPLELTGKRILVVGIGNSAADITVELSSRALQNTVTLSTRSSAWIVPKYLGGQPGDKFFRTTPYLPLSWQRKAAQWFAPLVGADPTRYGLPPANHKLFEAHPTQSVELPLRLGSGDVIPKPNVTRLDGDRVHFEDGTSGEFDAIVYATGYNITFPFFDPDFISAPDNQIRLYKRMFAPGIDNLVFIGFAQAIPTLFPFVECQSRLLAAYAVGRYALPPVAEMQRTIDADQQLHAGHCVDRPRHTQQVDYFYYEHDLRTRELPAGLRRAG
- a CDS encoding SDR family NAD(P)-dependent oxidoreductase gives rise to the protein MSRGTFAGKQAVVTGAGSGIGAALCRALVARGAQVLCTDIDGDAATRTADSLGPAARAARVDVTDASEVQAAVEDVVARTGRLDLMFNNAGITWAADTELLTLEHWNSIIDVNIRGVVHGVAAAYPQMVRQGFGHIVNTASMAGLAAAGQITSYVMTKHAVVGLSLALRSEAAAHNIGVLAICPAAVETPILDKGLITGIDGREFYRMGQRSRDFYDPDRLAAETMVAIERNRALLIVPRRARAGWLLARFAPNLMNRMAIGFVARARAAQSAARDGGPA
- the purD gene encoding phosphoribosylamine--glycine ligase, giving the protein MRVLVIGSGAREHALLLALARDPQVSALAVAPGNAGTATVAEQHDVDITDGAAVVALARRLESDLVVIGPEVPLVLGVADAVRAAGIACFGPSRDAARIEGSKAFAKDVMTAAGVRTATSEVVDNPAHLDAALNRFGPPAGQRAWVVKDDGLAAGKGVVVTADRDAARSHAAELLEEGHPVLLESFLDGPEVSLFCVVDGETVVPLLPAQDFKRVGDGDAGPNTGGMGAYTPLPWLPAETVTAIVEGVVKPVAAEMVRRGCGFTGLLYAGLAITSAGPAVVEFNCRFGDPETQAVLALLESPLGQLLNAAATGTLADFGALRWHPGSAVAVVIAAENYPGRPRLGDAITGAGADGVLHAGTARRDDGAIVSAGGRVLAVVGTGADLAAARTDAYRRVAGIKLAGSHHRSDIALAAERGQISV
- a CDS encoding MlaE family ABC transporter permease — encoded protein: MTSSTQLNALVDERSALAEIRVWGWRYLRTHPLQSLETVGGQVALGVRTVEHFFRDLFTRRFPFDEFIRQLAFMAGTAVLPTLLVTIPVGVTLAIQFGVLAGQVGAESLAGAANGLVVIRQGAPLVAAILLAAAVGSAISSDLGSRTMREEIDAMEVMGVSVVRRLVVPRFAAVIVVSLALTGLATCAGFFVGYLFNVYMQSGTPGSFIATFASFATVGDLALALCKAVVFGAIVGVISCHKGLATSGGPAGVANSVNAAVVETILLLMIVNVSMSQLYLLLFPKTSL
- a CDS encoding MlaE family ABC transporter permease; the protein is MASPTPFRPPLVTPLLSAVDAAGRPISRSGHMLYFFGRIILAIPLALRRYRREFLRNLSDIAFGNGSIVVGGGTIGVAIVLGITAGALLAVEGYNALNLLGLGSATGLLSSWGSTRELVPIMIALAFTTQAGCRFTAQLGAMRISEEIDAMDALAIKPISYLVTTRVLAAAVASIPLFLVCLATAYLSARVVVAMIAGTPPGTYQHYFELFASGHDVILAMVKSVIFISIAAGIQCYYGYFAAGGPEGVGVAAGHAMRATITVVVILNALLTMAMWGVDAGARFGG